CACTCATAACTGACTTCAGTCATCATTTATTCCAGGAGGCCCTCCATGGCAGTGGCGCCCACGCCGCCCGGGCGACGCGAGCGGAACAAGCAGGCCAAGCTCGACCGCATCACCGCGGCTGCCAGTGAGCTGTTCGCCGAACACGGTGTCGACGACGTCACGACGCAGCAGATCGCGGACGCTGCGGACATCGGCACCGGCACCCTGTTCCTCTACGCCCGGACCAAGGGCGAGCTGCTGCTCCTGGTGCAGAACGCCCACTACGCGAGCGCGCTCGAGCGGGGTCGCACGGCGGCCGCCGGGACGACCGGCGCGCTCGACGGCCTGCTCGCCCTCCTCTCCCCCGTGGTCGAGTGCAATCGCGTCCAGGTCGACAACGGACGGACCTACCTGCGCGAGATGGTCTTCGGCGACCCGACGGAGCCCCACCACGCCGAGGCGCTGTCCATCGTCGCGCAGACCGAGCGGGCGATCGCCGACCTCCTGAGCGAACGGACGCGGCTGGGCGGCGAGGAGGCAGCGGCGATGGCCGGCGTCGTCTCGGCCGTGATGTTCCTGAACCTGGCGCCGAGCGCGACCGCGGACGCGAGCGTCCCCGAGATCCTCGCCACCATGCGCGCCCAGCTCGCGGCGATCCTGCCCGGATGAGGGTCCGAGGCGCCCGACGCGACCGGCCCCGGCCGCTACGGGGCGAGGAAGTCGGCGGCGACCGGGGCGAACTCCTCCCCGTACTGGAAGATGCCCCCGTGCCCGGAGTTCGGGTAGATGATCAGCTCGGATCCGGCGATCCTCCGGTGCAGGTCCTCCGACAGGACTGAGGGAACCATGCGGTCGTTGTCGCCGTTGGCGATCAGGGTGGGCTGGGTGACCACCGAAAGGTCCGACGGGCGGGAGCGGCCGTAGCGCCGGATGGCCTTCAGCTGGGCGTTGAACGCCTTCGTGCTGATCGCATCGTCGCGGTCGGTCGTGCGCTCCTGGAGTCGCTCGATGAACGCCTTCCCCGCCCTCTTGCCAGCCTCGTCGCGATTGAAGAACAGGAACTCCTTGGGATCCGACCGCGTGACGGTGGCCCGGAGGATGTCCCCGTAGGTGGTGCGCGCGACCTTGTCGATGCCCTTGCCGCCACGGGGGCCGGTGCCGGTGAGGACGAGCCTGCGGACGAGGCCCGGATGCTTGACGACCAGGTCCTGGGCGATCATGCCGCCCATCGAGAAGGAGAAGACGTCGATCGTGTCGAAGCCGAGCGCGGTGATGAACGCGTGAGCGTCGTCCGCGGCCTCCTCGAGCGTGGAGGGGACGGCACCCGAGGAGCCGCCGACGCCACGCTGATCGAACGCGATCACGTGGCGGTTCGCCGCGATGGCGTCCACGATGCGCGGGTCCCAATTGTCGAGCGTGGCGGCGAGGTGCACGAAGAAGACCACTGGAGGACCGCCCTCGGGACCGAGCTCACGGTAGGCGAATGTCGTCCCTTGCGTGGTGACGGTCCTCGTCGGCGCGTTCG
This genomic interval from Aeromicrobium choanae contains the following:
- a CDS encoding TetR/AcrR family transcriptional regulator, giving the protein MAVAPTPPGRRERNKQAKLDRITAAASELFAEHGVDDVTTQQIADAADIGTGTLFLYARTKGELLLLVQNAHYASALERGRTAAAGTTGALDGLLALLSPVVECNRVQVDNGRTYLREMVFGDPTEPHHAEALSIVAQTERAIADLLSERTRLGGEEAAAMAGVVSAVMFLNLAPSATADASVPEILATMRAQLAAILPG
- a CDS encoding alpha/beta fold hydrolase, translating into MSTAEPVNTSYANAPTRTVTTQGTTFAYRELGPEGGPPVVFFVHLAATLDNWDPRIVDAIAANRHVIAFDQRGVGGSSGAVPSTLEEAADDAHAFITALGFDTIDVFSFSMGGMIAQDLVVKHPGLVRRLVLTGTGPRGGKGIDKVARTTYGDILRATVTRSDPKEFLFFNRDEAGKRAGKAFIERLQERTTDRDDAISTKAFNAQLKAIRRYGRSRPSDLSVVTQPTLIANGDNDRMVPSVLSEDLHRRIAGSELIIYPNSGHGGIFQYGEEFAPVAADFLAP